One Desulfovibrio fairfieldensis genomic window carries:
- a CDS encoding bifunctional adenosylcobinamide kinase/adenosylcobinamide-phosphate guanylyltransferase, whose protein sequence is MNAPLLLFVGGTRSGKSGLAQRWAEAQSPRRLFLATCRVEDAEMAARVARHQAARGAGWHCVEEPLDPLAVLGGCSAGSAFGGAGVVLLDCVSLWIANLLAAGLTPEAVQARVAALAAGLAENGCRARPVALVSAETGLGIVPPTPLGRLYRDVLGLANQTLARACTHVIFVSCGLPLALKGPLPEGIC, encoded by the coding sequence GTGAACGCGCCGTTGCTTCTTTTTGTGGGCGGCACGCGCAGCGGCAAAAGCGGACTGGCCCAGCGCTGGGCCGAGGCGCAGTCTCCCCGGCGTCTTTTTCTGGCGACCTGCCGGGTGGAGGATGCCGAAATGGCGGCCCGCGTGGCTCGGCATCAGGCCGCGCGCGGCGCGGGCTGGCACTGCGTGGAGGAGCCTCTGGACCCTTTGGCCGTGTTGGGCGGCTGCTCGGCCGGAAGCGCTTTTGGCGGGGCCGGAGTGGTTCTGCTGGATTGCGTGAGCCTCTGGATTGCCAATCTGCTGGCCGCCGGTCTGACGCCTGAGGCGGTTCAGGCGCGGGTGGCGGCCCTGGCCGCCGGCCTGGCTGAAAATGGATGCCGCGCCCGGCCCGTGGCCCTGGTCAGTGCGGAAACCGGCCTGGGCATTGTGCCGCCTACGCCCCTGGGGCGCTTGTACCGGGATGTGCTGGGTCTTGCCAATCAGACGCTGGCAAGGGCCTGCACCCATGTGATTTTTGTCAGTTGCGGGCTGCCCCTGGCGCTCAAAGGCCCGTTGCCGGAGGGCATATGCTGA